One region of Pogoniulus pusillus isolate bPogPus1 chromosome 19, bPogPus1.pri, whole genome shotgun sequence genomic DNA includes:
- the SLITRK4 gene encoding SLIT and NTRK-like protein 4 isoform X1: MRRSPPGYCSAGLLFAPRLGARRSRGCSLARAPGWPCRSVRLLSYPGQTSWGARRNGAAATPAAEVGKVPGSPRSATGSIAGGGRPPRRAYSLSLFRSLRLLADRRKMFLWLFLVLSSPVSSTTADADISVEICNVCSCVSVENVLYVNCEKVAVYRPNQLKPPWSNFYHLNFQNNLLIILYPNSFPNFTHAVSLQLGNNKLQNIEGGAFMGLSALKQLHLNNNELKILRADTFLGIENLEYLQADYNLIKFIERGAFNKLHKLKVLILNDNLISFLPDNIFRFASLTHLDIRGNRIQKLPYIGVLEHIGRIVELQLEDNPWNCTCDLLPLKAWLENMPYNIYIGEAICETPSDLYGRLLKETNKQELCSMGTGSDFDVRILPPSQLEPGYSTPNGHTTQTSMQRLVTKPPKTTNPSKISGIVAGKALSNRNLSQIVSYQTRVPPLTPCPVPCICKTHPSDLGLSVNCQERNIESMAELVPKPLNAKKLHVNGNYIKDVDTTDFIEFEGLDLLHLGSNRISVIRGEVFHNLTNLRRLYLNGNQIERLSPEMFAGLHNLQYLYLEYNVIKEILAGTFDLMPNLQLLYLNNNLLRSLPAYIFAGAPLARLNLRNNHFMYLPVSGVLDQLKSLTQIDLEGNPWDCTCDLVALKLWLEKLSEGIVVKELKCETPVQFANIELKSLKNEILCPKLLNKPSALFTSPMPAVTFTTPLGPVRSPPGGPVPLSILILSILVVLILTVFVAFCLLVFVLRRNKKPTVKHEGIGNQECSSMQLQLRKHDHKSNKKDGLGAEAFIPQTIEQMSKSHTCGLKESETGFTFPDPPGQKVILRNVNDKEKDLLHVDTRKRLSTIDELDELFPGRDSNLFIQNFLESKKEYNSIGVSGFEIRYPEKLQDKKPKKSLIGGNHSKIVVEQRKSEYFELKAKLQGSPDYLQVLEEQTALNKI; the protein is encoded by the exons atgcGGCGGAGCCCGCCGGGGTACTGCAGCGCCGGGCTTCTCTTTGCTCCGCGCCTCGGCGCTCGGCGCAGCCGGGGGTGCTCGCTCGCGCGGGCGCCGGGCTGGCCCTGCCGCTCGGTGCGACTGCTGAGCTACCCCGGGCAGACGTCGTGGGGAGCGCGGCGGAACGGGGCCGCGGCCACTCCGGCCGCCGAGGTAGGGAAGGTGCCGGGCTCGCCGCGGAGCGCCACCGGGAGCATCGCCGGAGGCGGCCGGCCGCCCCGCCGGGCGT aTTCTTTATCTTTGTTCAGGAGCCTAAGGTTGCTTGCTGATCGCAGGAAGATGTTTCTGTGGCTCTTTCTGGTTCTGTCATCTCCAGTTTCTTCTACAACTGCAGATGCTGATATATCTGTGGAAATTTGCAATGTTTGCTCCTGTGTGTCAGTTGAGAATGTACTCTATGTCAACTGCGAGAAGGTTGCAGTCTACAGACCAAATCAGCTTAAACCACCGTGGTCTAATTTTTACCACCTCAACTTTCAAAACAACCTGCTAATTATTCTGTATCCAAATTCCTTTCCTAATTTTACACACGCAGTGTCCTTGCAGCTGGGTAATAATAAGTTACAGAACATTGAGGGAGGGGCCTTTATGGGTCTTAGTGCACTAAAACAGTTGCACTTGAACAACAATGAATTAAAGATTCTCCGAGCTGACACTTTCCTTGGCATAGAGAACTTGGAGTATCTCCAAGCTGACTACAATTTAATCAAGTTTATCGAACGGGGAGCCTTCAATAAGCTTCACAAGCTGAAAGTCCTGATCCTTAATGACAATCTGATTTCATTCCTTCCTGATAATATTTTTCGATTTGCTTCTCTAACCCATCTGGATATACGAGGTAATCGAATACAAAAACTTCCTTacattggagtcctggagcacATCGGGCGAATCGTTGAATTGCAGCTGGAGGACAACCCCTGGAATTGTACATGTGATTTGTTGCCTTTAAAAGCgtggctggagaacatgccCTATAACATCTACATTGGGGAAGCTATCTGTGAAACACCCAGTGACTTGTATGGAAGGCTGCTGaaagaaaccaacaaacaaGAGCTGTGCTCCATGGGGACAGGCAGCGATTTTGATGTGCGCATTCTTCCTCCCTCGCAGCTGGAGCCTGGTTATAGCACACCAAATGGCCACACCACTCAAACATCCATGCAGAGATTAGTCACAAAGCCACCAAAGACTACAAACCCTTCGAAGATCTCGGGGATAGTAGCAGGCAAAGCACTGTCTAACCGCAATCTGAGTCAAATCGTATCTTACCAGACCAGGGTGCCTCCTTTAACACCGTGTCCGGTTCCCTGCATTTGCAAAACGCACCCTTCAGACTTGGGATTAAGTGTAAACTGCCAAGAAAGAAATATAGAGTCAATGGCTGAACTTGTACCAAAACCCTTGAATGCCAAGAAGCTGCATGTAAACGGCAATTACATTAAGGATGTGGACACTACAGATTTCATTGAGTTTGAGGGGCTGGATTTGCTGCATTTAGGGAGCAATCGGATTTCAGTGATCAGAGGAGAAGTGTTCCACAACCTTACAAATTTACGGAGATTGTATCTCAATGGCAATCAGATAGAGCGTCTGAGCCCAGAGATGTTTGCTGGCCTCCACAACTTGCAGTATCTGTATTTGGAATACAATGTTATCAAAGAAATCCTAGCAGGCACCTTTGACTTAATGCCAAACTTGCAGTTGCTCTACCTGAACAACAACCTTCTACGGAGCTTGCCAGCGTACATTTTTGCTGGTGCACCACTTGCTAGACTGAACCTGAGGAACAATCATTTCATGTATTTACCTGTAAGTGGCGTTCTTGATCAGCTCAAATCTCTTACACAGATTGATTTGGAAGGTAACCCATGGGACTGCACTTGTGATTTAGTTGCTTTGAAACTGTGGCTTGAAAAGCTAAGTGAAGGTATTGTGGTGAAAGAATTGAAATGTGAAACACCTGTACAGTTTGCTAACATTGAACTTAAGTCTCTGAAAAATGAGATCCTCTGTCCTAAGCTTTTAAACAAGCCATCTGCTCTGTTCACTAGCCCTATGCCTGCTGTTACTTTTACAACACCACTGGGACCAGTTCGGAGTCCTCCTGGTGGCCCAGTTCCGTTGTCCATCCTAATCCTAAGCATATTAGTTGTGCTTATTTTAACAGTATTTGTTGCTTTTTGTCTTCTTGTTTTTGTGCTTCGGCGCAACAAAAAACCGACTGTAAAGCATGAAGGGATTGGAAATCAAGAGTGCAGTTCTATGCAACTGCAGCTAAGAAAGCACGATCACAAGTCAAACAAAAAAGATGGACTGGGTGCAGAGGCCTTCATTCCTCAAACCATTGAGCAGATGAGCAAAAGTCACACCTGTGGCTTAAAAGAGTCCGAAACGGGCTTCACTTTTCCTGACCCACCAGGGCAAAAAGTCATTCTGAGAAATGTTAATGacaaggagaaggatttgttgcATGTGGATACCAGAAAAAGGCTTAGCACGATCGATGAACTGGACGAATTATTCCCTGGGAGGGATTCTAATTTATTTATTCAAAATTTTCTGGAAAGTAAAAAAGAATACAACAGCATAGGGGTCAGTGGCTTTGAAATACGTTATCCAGAGAAACTGCAagacaaaaaacccaagaaatctCTAATAGGTGGTAATCATAGTAAAATTGTAGTAGAACAAAGAAAAAGTGAGTATTTTGAACTAAAAGCTAAGCTTCAAGGTTCACCTGACTACCTGCAAGTCCTTGAAGAACAAACAGCTTTGAATAAAATATAG
- the SLITRK4 gene encoding SLIT and NTRK-like protein 4 isoform X2: MFLWLFLVLSSPVSSTTADADISVEICNVCSCVSVENVLYVNCEKVAVYRPNQLKPPWSNFYHLNFQNNLLIILYPNSFPNFTHAVSLQLGNNKLQNIEGGAFMGLSALKQLHLNNNELKILRADTFLGIENLEYLQADYNLIKFIERGAFNKLHKLKVLILNDNLISFLPDNIFRFASLTHLDIRGNRIQKLPYIGVLEHIGRIVELQLEDNPWNCTCDLLPLKAWLENMPYNIYIGEAICETPSDLYGRLLKETNKQELCSMGTGSDFDVRILPPSQLEPGYSTPNGHTTQTSMQRLVTKPPKTTNPSKISGIVAGKALSNRNLSQIVSYQTRVPPLTPCPVPCICKTHPSDLGLSVNCQERNIESMAELVPKPLNAKKLHVNGNYIKDVDTTDFIEFEGLDLLHLGSNRISVIRGEVFHNLTNLRRLYLNGNQIERLSPEMFAGLHNLQYLYLEYNVIKEILAGTFDLMPNLQLLYLNNNLLRSLPAYIFAGAPLARLNLRNNHFMYLPVSGVLDQLKSLTQIDLEGNPWDCTCDLVALKLWLEKLSEGIVVKELKCETPVQFANIELKSLKNEILCPKLLNKPSALFTSPMPAVTFTTPLGPVRSPPGGPVPLSILILSILVVLILTVFVAFCLLVFVLRRNKKPTVKHEGIGNQECSSMQLQLRKHDHKSNKKDGLGAEAFIPQTIEQMSKSHTCGLKESETGFTFPDPPGQKVILRNVNDKEKDLLHVDTRKRLSTIDELDELFPGRDSNLFIQNFLESKKEYNSIGVSGFEIRYPEKLQDKKPKKSLIGGNHSKIVVEQRKSEYFELKAKLQGSPDYLQVLEEQTALNKI, from the coding sequence ATGTTTCTGTGGCTCTTTCTGGTTCTGTCATCTCCAGTTTCTTCTACAACTGCAGATGCTGATATATCTGTGGAAATTTGCAATGTTTGCTCCTGTGTGTCAGTTGAGAATGTACTCTATGTCAACTGCGAGAAGGTTGCAGTCTACAGACCAAATCAGCTTAAACCACCGTGGTCTAATTTTTACCACCTCAACTTTCAAAACAACCTGCTAATTATTCTGTATCCAAATTCCTTTCCTAATTTTACACACGCAGTGTCCTTGCAGCTGGGTAATAATAAGTTACAGAACATTGAGGGAGGGGCCTTTATGGGTCTTAGTGCACTAAAACAGTTGCACTTGAACAACAATGAATTAAAGATTCTCCGAGCTGACACTTTCCTTGGCATAGAGAACTTGGAGTATCTCCAAGCTGACTACAATTTAATCAAGTTTATCGAACGGGGAGCCTTCAATAAGCTTCACAAGCTGAAAGTCCTGATCCTTAATGACAATCTGATTTCATTCCTTCCTGATAATATTTTTCGATTTGCTTCTCTAACCCATCTGGATATACGAGGTAATCGAATACAAAAACTTCCTTacattggagtcctggagcacATCGGGCGAATCGTTGAATTGCAGCTGGAGGACAACCCCTGGAATTGTACATGTGATTTGTTGCCTTTAAAAGCgtggctggagaacatgccCTATAACATCTACATTGGGGAAGCTATCTGTGAAACACCCAGTGACTTGTATGGAAGGCTGCTGaaagaaaccaacaaacaaGAGCTGTGCTCCATGGGGACAGGCAGCGATTTTGATGTGCGCATTCTTCCTCCCTCGCAGCTGGAGCCTGGTTATAGCACACCAAATGGCCACACCACTCAAACATCCATGCAGAGATTAGTCACAAAGCCACCAAAGACTACAAACCCTTCGAAGATCTCGGGGATAGTAGCAGGCAAAGCACTGTCTAACCGCAATCTGAGTCAAATCGTATCTTACCAGACCAGGGTGCCTCCTTTAACACCGTGTCCGGTTCCCTGCATTTGCAAAACGCACCCTTCAGACTTGGGATTAAGTGTAAACTGCCAAGAAAGAAATATAGAGTCAATGGCTGAACTTGTACCAAAACCCTTGAATGCCAAGAAGCTGCATGTAAACGGCAATTACATTAAGGATGTGGACACTACAGATTTCATTGAGTTTGAGGGGCTGGATTTGCTGCATTTAGGGAGCAATCGGATTTCAGTGATCAGAGGAGAAGTGTTCCACAACCTTACAAATTTACGGAGATTGTATCTCAATGGCAATCAGATAGAGCGTCTGAGCCCAGAGATGTTTGCTGGCCTCCACAACTTGCAGTATCTGTATTTGGAATACAATGTTATCAAAGAAATCCTAGCAGGCACCTTTGACTTAATGCCAAACTTGCAGTTGCTCTACCTGAACAACAACCTTCTACGGAGCTTGCCAGCGTACATTTTTGCTGGTGCACCACTTGCTAGACTGAACCTGAGGAACAATCATTTCATGTATTTACCTGTAAGTGGCGTTCTTGATCAGCTCAAATCTCTTACACAGATTGATTTGGAAGGTAACCCATGGGACTGCACTTGTGATTTAGTTGCTTTGAAACTGTGGCTTGAAAAGCTAAGTGAAGGTATTGTGGTGAAAGAATTGAAATGTGAAACACCTGTACAGTTTGCTAACATTGAACTTAAGTCTCTGAAAAATGAGATCCTCTGTCCTAAGCTTTTAAACAAGCCATCTGCTCTGTTCACTAGCCCTATGCCTGCTGTTACTTTTACAACACCACTGGGACCAGTTCGGAGTCCTCCTGGTGGCCCAGTTCCGTTGTCCATCCTAATCCTAAGCATATTAGTTGTGCTTATTTTAACAGTATTTGTTGCTTTTTGTCTTCTTGTTTTTGTGCTTCGGCGCAACAAAAAACCGACTGTAAAGCATGAAGGGATTGGAAATCAAGAGTGCAGTTCTATGCAACTGCAGCTAAGAAAGCACGATCACAAGTCAAACAAAAAAGATGGACTGGGTGCAGAGGCCTTCATTCCTCAAACCATTGAGCAGATGAGCAAAAGTCACACCTGTGGCTTAAAAGAGTCCGAAACGGGCTTCACTTTTCCTGACCCACCAGGGCAAAAAGTCATTCTGAGAAATGTTAATGacaaggagaaggatttgttgcATGTGGATACCAGAAAAAGGCTTAGCACGATCGATGAACTGGACGAATTATTCCCTGGGAGGGATTCTAATTTATTTATTCAAAATTTTCTGGAAAGTAAAAAAGAATACAACAGCATAGGGGTCAGTGGCTTTGAAATACGTTATCCAGAGAAACTGCAagacaaaaaacccaagaaatctCTAATAGGTGGTAATCATAGTAAAATTGTAGTAGAACAAAGAAAAAGTGAGTATTTTGAACTAAAAGCTAAGCTTCAAGGTTCACCTGACTACCTGCAAGTCCTTGAAGAACAAACAGCTTTGAATAAAATATAG